One stretch of Flavobacterium sp. 9 DNA includes these proteins:
- a CDS encoding LLM class flavin-dependent oxidoreductase, with translation MKNIGFLSFGHWANHPSYKARTASDTLLQSIDLAVAAEEIGLDGAYFRVHHFAQQLASPFPLLSAIGAKTSKIEIGTGVIDMRYENPLYMVEDAGAADLISGGRLQLGISRGSPEQVIDGWRAFGYEPEEGETDADMGRKKALEFLERLKGEGFAEPNPFPMFPNPPGLLRLEPYSEGLRERIWWGAASNATAVWAAENGMYLQSSTLKYDENGKPFHIQQAEQIRLYKEAWKKAGHEREPRVSVSRSIFALMNDQDKMYFGDQGRGSDSFGNIERDKRAIFGKSYAAEPEKLIAELKQDEAIQEADTLLLTIPNTLGVDYNVHILSSILEHIAPEMGWR, from the coding sequence ATGAAAAATATAGGATTTTTATCTTTTGGGCATTGGGCGAATCATCCTTCCTATAAAGCTCGTACGGCAAGCGATACACTACTTCAGTCTATTGATTTGGCGGTTGCTGCAGAGGAAATTGGTTTGGATGGCGCTTATTTCCGAGTTCATCATTTTGCGCAACAGTTGGCATCGCCATTTCCTTTGCTTTCGGCAATTGGAGCTAAAACGAGTAAAATAGAAATTGGAACAGGTGTTATCGATATGAGGTATGAAAACCCTTTGTACATGGTAGAAGATGCCGGAGCCGCTGATTTAATTTCAGGCGGACGTTTGCAATTAGGAATCAGTAGAGGATCACCGGAACAGGTAATTGACGGTTGGCGCGCTTTTGGTTATGAACCTGAAGAAGGTGAAACGGATGCTGATATGGGACGCAAAAAAGCGTTGGAATTTTTAGAAAGACTTAAAGGCGAAGGATTTGCGGAACCAAATCCATTTCCAATGTTTCCAAATCCTCCGGGTTTATTGCGCCTTGAGCCATATTCTGAAGGATTAAGAGAAAGAATTTGGTGGGGAGCTGCATCTAATGCAACTGCTGTTTGGGCTGCTGAAAACGGAATGTATCTGCAAAGTTCTACTTTGAAGTATGACGAAAACGGAAAACCTTTCCATATTCAACAAGCAGAACAAATCAGGCTGTATAAAGAAGCATGGAAAAAAGCTGGACATGAACGCGAACCACGAGTTTCTGTAAGCCGTTCGATTTTTGCATTGATGAACGATCAGGACAAAATGTACTTTGGCGATCAAGGCAGAGGTTCTGACAGTTTTGGTAATATAGAAAGAGATAAACGTGCAATCTTCGGAAAAAGTTATGCCGCTGAACCAGAAAAACTAATCGCAGAGTTAAAACAAGACGAAGCAATTCAGGAAGCCGATACGTTGTTGCTGACTATACCAAATACATTAGGCGTTGACTATAATGTGCATATATTATCGTCCATACTTGAACATATTGCTCCGGAAATGGGTTGGCGATAA
- a CDS encoding MFS transporter: MKSKKYKLWIIIGIVLLNSIGFSIVLPLLPFLISKYLPSQQVVVGMSLLMSIFAVCSFFSAPVFGALSDRYGRKNILLISLLGSVIGYVLFGIGGALWILFLGRIIDGLTAGNISILFAYIADTTEPKERAKWFGYIGAVMGIGKIGGPALGGLLGSISIGLPFFVTAALIFLSGMAVYFLLPESLAAEKRTKHLSVSSFNTFSHFNEIFKLKGLKPLLILGVLFYIGLSIFQFNFTLFLKDIYQWTPGFIGGILTFVGICDILTRAVLLPWLLKHFNEKNIGITGLIILGIGLGLILLSVYVHSTVLISLAVICIISGEGLFDPTYNGKLSQSVEESKQGKLQGVNQSLQSAINVFIPLLAAAIYYYSPSVLYATAAFIVLFAAIMYAKYKPKN, from the coding sequence ATGAAATCTAAGAAATATAAATTATGGATTATTATAGGAATCGTTCTTTTGAATTCCATTGGGTTTTCTATTGTATTGCCGCTTCTGCCTTTTCTAATAAGCAAATATTTACCCTCTCAACAAGTGGTTGTAGGCATGAGTTTACTGATGTCAATATTTGCTGTTTGTTCCTTTTTTTCGGCACCGGTTTTTGGAGCATTAAGCGATAGATACGGAAGAAAAAATATCCTTTTAATCAGTTTGTTAGGTTCAGTAATTGGTTATGTTTTGTTTGGTATTGGCGGCGCATTATGGATTTTATTTCTGGGAAGAATAATCGACGGACTTACAGCGGGAAATATCAGTATTTTATTTGCCTACATCGCTGATACAACTGAACCAAAGGAAAGAGCTAAATGGTTTGGATATATTGGTGCCGTTATGGGAATAGGAAAAATAGGCGGACCTGCTTTGGGCGGTTTATTAGGAAGCATATCTATTGGATTGCCATTTTTTGTAACGGCAGCTTTGATATTTCTTTCAGGAATGGCGGTTTATTTTCTATTACCCGAATCATTGGCTGCTGAAAAACGAACCAAACATTTATCGGTTTCCAGCTTCAATACTTTCTCCCATTTTAATGAGATTTTCAAACTAAAGGGACTGAAACCTTTATTGATTTTAGGCGTTTTATTCTATATAGGTTTAAGTATTTTTCAGTTTAATTTTACCCTTTTCTTAAAAGATATTTACCAATGGACTCCTGGATTTATTGGCGGAATCTTAACCTTTGTTGGTATTTGTGATATTCTTACCAGAGCCGTTTTATTGCCTTGGTTATTGAAACATTTCAATGAGAAAAATATCGGAATAACAGGTTTAATTATTTTGGGAATTGGTTTAGGATTAATTCTGTTAAGCGTTTATGTACATTCGACAGTACTTATTTCGCTTGCGGTAATTTGTATTATTTCTGGTGAAGGTTTGTTTGATCCAACATACAATGGCAAATTATCGCAATCTGTAGAAGAAAGTAAACAAGGGAAATTGCAAGGCGTAAATCAGAGTTTGCAATCGGCTATTAATGTGTTTATTCCGTTATTGGCGGCGGCTATTTATTATTATAGTCCGAGTGTTTTGTATGCAACAGCGGCATTTATTGTGCTCTTCGCAGCAATTATGTATGCGAAGTATAAACCTAAAAATTAA
- a CDS encoding DsrE family protein, whose translation MKKTAIIILSDPKAGSEEALGRVFNALASAYEFKHEDEDVKIIFQGAGIRWPEQLEKPEHPVNALYNEVKDHVHGLSKGCVAVFGTEVSGYELLNDNEVPGTPGLPSFLNLRKEGYEILIF comes from the coding sequence ATGAAAAAAACAGCTATTATTATTCTTTCTGATCCAAAAGCGGGTTCAGAAGAAGCGTTAGGACGTGTATTCAATGCTTTAGCATCGGCATATGAATTCAAACACGAAGATGAAGATGTAAAAATTATTTTTCAGGGCGCAGGAATCAGATGGCCTGAACAACTAGAAAAACCTGAGCATCCGGTTAATGCTCTTTATAACGAAGTAAAAGATCACGTTCATGGTCTTTCTAAAGGTTGTGTTGCCGTATTTGGCACCGAAGTTTCGGGTTATGAATTATTGAATGATAACGAAGTACCGGGAACTCCGGGTTTACCAAGTTTTCTTAACCTTAGAAAAGAAGGTTACGAAATTTTGATTTTCTAA
- a CDS encoding carbonic anhydrase family protein — translation MEKRLFIIAILMLVSCGKETPSSQTQVQNDTVNTVSIKKNHILETEPLTAEEQAKLKPIDVINRLKQGNKDFVEDNLTVRNTTERVRNASLGQFPKAVILSCLDSRVPVEDVFHSGLGNLFVARVAGNIINDDILGSLEYSCKVSGARVVVVLGHEYCGAVISAIKNVKLGNITTLLDKIQPAIATAKKDFKGEPKAENEEFVEAVCDANVYHSIAEIRERSPILNEMEKKGEIIICGAVYNMKTGRVEFLK, via the coding sequence ATGGAAAAAAGATTATTTATTATTGCTATTCTTATGTTGGTGTCTTGCGGAAAAGAAACACCGTCATCACAAACACAAGTGCAAAATGATACTGTAAATACGGTGTCAATAAAAAAAAATCACATCTTAGAAACTGAACCTCTCACAGCAGAAGAGCAGGCAAAACTGAAACCAATCGATGTGATTAATCGTTTAAAACAAGGAAATAAAGATTTTGTAGAAGATAATTTAACGGTTCGAAATACTACTGAACGTGTTAGAAATGCTTCGCTGGGTCAGTTTCCTAAAGCAGTTATATTATCCTGTCTCGATTCCCGCGTTCCTGTTGAAGATGTATTTCATAGCGGTTTAGGCAATTTGTTTGTTGCCAGAGTTGCCGGAAATATTATCAATGATGATATTTTGGGAAGCCTTGAATATTCTTGTAAAGTGTCCGGAGCAAGAGTAGTAGTTGTATTAGGTCATGAATATTGCGGAGCAGTTATATCAGCTATTAAAAATGTAAAACTTGGAAATATCACAACTTTATTGGATAAAATACAGCCTGCTATAGCAACGGCTAAAAAAGATTTTAAAGGCGAACCTAAAGCCGAAAATGAAGAGTTTGTAGAAGCAGTTTGTGATGCAAATGTTTATCATTCGATAGCGGAAATTAGAGAAAGAAGTCCAATTTTGAATGAGATGGAAAAAAAGGGCGAAATAATTATTTGCGGAGCCGTTTATAATATGAAAACGGGTAGAGTGGAATTTTTAAAATAA
- a CDS encoding WG repeat-containing protein, which translates to MKIILAVLSLLVFNVKIFSQENGLPFRVGDKFGISDKNGTIIIKPEYDYISVNLEKGKAYFQAFTIKDTTSLSSFIFNNKIIINNKDYSDYHIDGNFIIATKYQLKKDARSGRIQKTGEINYLYDFDGKKIFDEGLAIISVTEDFENTSVMHEPKKNLQEVLIITKDLSGKFSILVYNKLSKKITRTLLNKTPFLNINYNYEDNYTDRTITCIYEDETGKGKKIKIKIENNQFKIYSTEIADISKRNNRSNRGDDYDLTIDHMTVEDAPAEKNTPQNFSGNEQKKILTINRIEIKTDLYYLPKSVEEIEFIDKTFNENERYILSSKGKAGLFNVYGSELLVPIKYDEIMEDGSSRDRAAYILKDNKKYGIFIYDAPNHKIIEPIFDKIPTLTEYNYFGKGQPLLKLFDENGKFFCYSNQEGKLYYSKK; encoded by the coding sequence ATGAAAATAATTTTAGCAGTCTTATCACTTCTGGTTTTTAATGTAAAAATATTCAGCCAGGAAAATGGATTACCTTTTCGTGTAGGAGATAAATTTGGAATTTCAGATAAAAATGGAACTATAATCATCAAACCTGAATATGATTATATCTCTGTTAACTTAGAAAAAGGTAAAGCTTATTTTCAGGCTTTTACTATAAAAGACACTACAAGTTTGTCGAGTTTTATTTTCAATAACAAAATAATAATCAATAACAAAGATTACTCTGACTATCATATCGATGGCAATTTTATCATTGCAACAAAATATCAGCTTAAAAAGGATGCAAGATCCGGAAGAATTCAAAAAACAGGGGAAATAAATTATTTGTATGATTTTGATGGAAAAAAAATCTTTGACGAAGGTTTGGCGATTATTTCAGTAACTGAAGATTTTGAAAATACGTCGGTTATGCATGAACCTAAGAAAAATTTGCAGGAAGTTTTAATAATAACCAAAGACTTATCCGGAAAATTCTCTATTCTGGTTTATAACAAATTATCTAAAAAAATCACACGTACCTTACTTAATAAAACTCCGTTTTTGAATATCAATTACAATTACGAGGATAATTATACTGACAGAACAATTACCTGTATTTATGAAGATGAAACCGGTAAAGGGAAAAAAATTAAGATAAAAATTGAAAACAACCAATTCAAGATTTATAGTACCGAAATTGCTGATATAAGCAAAAGAAATAATAGATCTAACAGAGGAGATGATTATGATTTAACAATAGATCATATGACTGTAGAAGATGCTCCTGCTGAAAAAAATACACCTCAAAATTTTAGTGGAAACGAGCAGAAAAAGATACTTACCATAAATCGAATCGAAATAAAAACCGATCTTTATTACTTACCTAAAAGTGTTGAAGAAATAGAATTCATTGATAAAACATTTAATGAAAATGAAAGATACATTCTTTCAAGTAAGGGAAAAGCGGGGCTGTTTAATGTTTATGGCAGTGAATTGTTGGTTCCTATTAAATATGATGAAATTATGGAAGATGGTTCGTCTCGAGACAGAGCTGCTTATATTTTGAAGGATAATAAAAAGTATGGTATTTTTATATATGATGCTCCAAATCATAAAATCATAGAACCAATCTTTGATAAAATCCCAACACTTACTGAATATAATTATTTTGGAAAAGGCCAGCCATTATTGAAGCTTTTTGATGAAAACGGAAAATTCTTTTGTTATTCAAATCAAGAAGGGAAACTATATTACTCTAAAAAGTAG
- a CDS encoding nucleoside deaminase produces the protein MQKEFQDYMHQCLDLAKTALAEGNPPVGAIIVLDEKVIGTGIESGKSTGDITNHAEIMAVRDALKNGYSDKLHLASMYTTHEPCIMCSYMIRHHKIPEIVYGTSVPYVGGFTSKYDVLATEDVLNGEINPK, from the coding sequence ATGCAAAAGGAATTTCAAGATTATATGCATCAATGTTTGGATCTTGCCAAAACTGCTTTGGCAGAAGGTAATCCGCCTGTGGGCGCAATTATTGTTTTAGATGAAAAAGTTATTGGTACAGGTATCGAATCAGGAAAATCAACCGGAGACATTACCAATCACGCCGAAATAATGGCAGTTAGAGACGCTCTCAAAAATGGATATTCGGATAAATTACATTTGGCAAGTATGTACACGACACACGAACCTTGCATTATGTGTTCTTATATGATACGTCATCACAAAATACCTGAAATTGTTTATGGCACAAGTGTTCCGTATGTTGGAGGTTTTACTTCAAAATATGATGTTCTAGCAACAGAAGATGTTCTAAATGGGGAAATAAACCCAAAGTAA
- a CDS encoding NADH:flavin oxidoreductase — protein MSVSDLFKPLTLLHGPAMRNRFMLAPLTSQQSDFDGTASEYDQYWMEQLAQGGYGLIQTSASTVEAGGIAFERQLGIHSDDHLFGLTKMATSIRNGGGLSAVQLHHAGHRAKPSIGGIPAPASGKTVEGIKAITTEEVERIRESFIAAAKRAQLAGFDGISVHGAFGWILSEFMSPNLNDRTDKYGGSLENRARFTIEVIEGIREACSPDFQIGWRLSIERYGLLLEELREVTAEIFNRELIDYLDLALWDSAQIVRDGTFKGKTMLSVFTELPRKGVRLGAAGKIMSAQRAGELLDEGCDFVLIARAAILQRDFPLQVKANSMYDSPQLPIMADYLRQGGLSERFIDTMRGWQTFVKAGSL, from the coding sequence ATGTCTGTTTCTGATTTATTTAAACCGCTTACTTTGCTGCATGGTCCGGCAATGAGAAATCGTTTCATGCTAGCGCCGTTAACCAGTCAGCAAAGTGATTTTGATGGCACAGCATCCGAATACGACCAATATTGGATGGAACAACTTGCTCAAGGCGGCTACGGATTAATTCAAACGAGCGCTTCAACCGTCGAAGCGGGAGGTATTGCTTTTGAACGCCAATTAGGGATTCATAGTGATGATCATTTATTTGGTTTAACCAAAATGGCAACTTCTATTCGAAATGGAGGCGGATTATCTGCGGTACAATTGCATCACGCGGGACATCGTGCCAAACCATCAATAGGAGGGATTCCAGCTCCGGCTTCGGGTAAAACAGTTGAAGGAATCAAAGCTATTACAACTGAAGAAGTTGAACGCATACGCGAAAGTTTTATCGCTGCTGCAAAAAGGGCTCAATTGGCAGGATTTGACGGAATTTCAGTTCACGGCGCTTTCGGATGGATTCTTTCCGAATTTATGTCTCCAAATCTGAACGATCGCACCGATAAATATGGCGGAAGTCTGGAGAATCGTGCCCGTTTTACAATTGAAGTTATTGAAGGAATTCGGGAAGCTTGCAGTCCTGATTTTCAAATAGGATGGCGATTGTCGATTGAGCGATATGGACTTCTTTTAGAGGAATTACGCGAAGTTACCGCTGAAATTTTTAATCGGGAATTAATCGATTATTTAGATTTAGCTTTATGGGATTCGGCTCAGATTGTTCGTGACGGAACTTTTAAAGGTAAAACAATGTTGAGTGTTTTTACTGAACTTCCGCGTAAGGGAGTGCGTTTAGGCGCTGCAGGAAAAATTATGAGTGCGCAACGTGCCGGAGAACTTTTGGATGAAGGCTGTGATTTTGTACTTATCGCTCGTGCAGCAATTCTTCAGCGTGATTTTCCTCTTCAGGTAAAGGCAAACTCAATGTATGATAGTCCGCAGTTGCCTATAATGGCAGATTATTTGCGTCAAGGCGGATTAAGCGAACGGTTTATTGATACCATGCGAGGATGGCAGACTTTTGTGAAGGCAGGTTCGTTATAA
- a CDS encoding AraC family transcriptional regulator: MIQKQTVPNVLKAFAHLLNTEIKDWKLEIPEKFGRGYCIGFRFNANIRMIISNYELNEDIIVENIDVDHSKKTLFFKFQNIFPATETLETQSKMLPSVLIGTSSLNTDTVIPIHTNTATINIEINADYLSELFEISEESTILYNLLQNKQPLLFEQMMYPSLEKIVNEIVSESISKTFKLLFLRIKAEELICRLLIELEKRDTKQLYTLNSNDVEKIYKVKQQMLENLSIPPVIQDLAISANMSPTKLKNLFKQIFGNSIFNYYQEFRMKEAAILLKQGDLSVSDVGYKLGFTNLSHFSKVFAAHIGIKPKQYSKL, encoded by the coding sequence ATGATTCAAAAGCAAACGGTACCAAATGTTTTAAAAGCATTTGCTCATTTATTGAATACCGAAATAAAAGACTGGAAACTGGAAATTCCCGAAAAGTTTGGGAGAGGATATTGCATTGGCTTTAGATTCAATGCCAATATCAGAATGATCATTTCTAATTATGAACTGAATGAAGATATAATTGTCGAAAATATAGATGTAGATCATTCAAAGAAGACATTATTTTTTAAGTTTCAGAATATATTTCCTGCAACAGAAACTTTAGAAACGCAGTCAAAAATGCTTCCGTCAGTTTTAATTGGAACCAGCAGTTTAAATACCGATACTGTAATTCCAATTCATACGAATACTGCCACTATCAATATTGAGATAAATGCTGATTATTTAAGCGAACTTTTTGAAATTTCCGAAGAATCGACAATTTTATATAATCTACTTCAGAATAAACAGCCTTTGTTGTTTGAACAAATGATGTATCCTTCTTTAGAAAAAATTGTAAATGAAATTGTATCAGAATCTATTTCTAAAACTTTTAAACTCCTTTTCCTAAGAATAAAAGCAGAAGAACTGATTTGCCGATTATTAATTGAATTAGAAAAGCGAGATACAAAACAACTCTATACTTTAAATAGTAATGATGTTGAGAAAATTTACAAAGTAAAACAGCAAATGCTTGAAAATCTAAGCATTCCGCCTGTGATTCAAGATCTCGCCATTTCTGCCAATATGAGTCCTACCAAACTAAAGAATTTATTTAAGCAGATTTTCGGGAATAGTATTTTCAATTATTATCAGGAATTTAGAATGAAAGAAGCTGCAATACTTTTAAAACAAGGAGATTTATCCGTTTCTGATGTTGGCTACAAATTAGGATTTACCAATTTAAGCCATTTCTCGAAAGTATTTGCTGCTCATATTGGTATTAAACCGAAGCAATACAGTAAATTGTAA
- a CDS encoding outer membrane beta-barrel family protein produces the protein MKKLIMLLLWGSFAGYSQEVSLSGKVIDGSNQAVPFADALLLQAKDSVSYKETQTNESGEFRFSGIIKGDYLLKVKTVGFEEYFKKITIQKDTVLGILSLKEISNNLDGVTITTKKPIVKRLTDRLEFAVENSSLSSNNAWEILSKTPSVTTSSTGAISIRGSQSILVTINDKKVYLSGEELKQFLENTSGEEVKSIEVITNPPAKYEAQGSAVLNIKLKKNLSLGYKGSVNTAYIQSIYPKGVASTNQFYKGKKLSLAGRYGFGAGVYVNEGTDVVHYLKEDGSIDSRWESIMRRKSKSLQQHSYRLQASYEIDSLNTISAGGTGFIAPKQMGDFTVPTYIYGGNGVLDSLYVTRNNRRTPLRNNAYNMSFDHLFDAKEKISVTADYTTYWHQERQDITSSFSLPEESPYRTTRFISDNIQDIQLFSAQTDYSNEKNGTFEAGLKFGNVNAKSNLDYKDEVNGDFVNNPNRTSLFLYDESILAGYTSYDKEFGKWSLKAGLRGEYTSLKGNSVTTFEVNEQHYFKLFPTFYGLYKPSEGHEIGISYGKRITRPQYSRLNPFRSYYNSYSYFTGDPKLLPTISHNLNLLYTLKNKYNFDLFYRLEKNPSMEISYQDYETNTLVYHFTNIKKDYAFGLEFNTNLTFYDFWESGIQAGLSYVEDSFQGRDGNLHKNGKPTYNTIISNRFVLNKKKELTAELNFQYNSSSVQGTFVFSQTSNLSASIRKKIWKSYGEIYAILSDIYRGEKEKVATDYADQYNYFLSYGDSQSIRLGFKYNFGNQKLENKKKEGQTEEQQRL, from the coding sequence ATGAAAAAATTAATCATGTTACTGTTGTGGGGTTCTTTTGCGGGATATTCGCAAGAAGTTTCCCTGTCTGGAAAGGTAATCGACGGCTCTAATCAAGCCGTACCTTTTGCAGATGCTTTGCTTTTGCAAGCAAAAGATTCTGTAAGTTATAAAGAAACGCAGACAAACGAATCCGGAGAATTTCGCTTTAGCGGAATAATAAAAGGCGATTATCTGCTAAAAGTGAAAACGGTTGGTTTTGAAGAATATTTCAAAAAGATAACCATTCAAAAAGATACCGTTTTGGGAATCCTTTCTTTAAAAGAAATTTCGAACAATCTTGACGGAGTTACAATTACCACAAAAAAGCCAATTGTAAAAAGATTGACTGACAGACTTGAGTTTGCGGTAGAAAATTCATCACTTTCTTCAAACAATGCCTGGGAAATTTTAAGTAAAACACCAAGCGTAACGACAAGTTCTACCGGAGCAATTAGCATTCGCGGAAGCCAAAGTATTCTTGTAACGATCAATGACAAAAAAGTCTATCTGAGCGGAGAAGAACTAAAACAGTTTCTTGAAAACACAAGCGGAGAAGAAGTAAAATCAATAGAAGTTATTACCAATCCGCCTGCAAAATACGAAGCGCAGGGAAGTGCCGTTTTGAACATTAAACTAAAAAAGAATCTATCATTAGGTTACAAAGGTTCTGTCAATACCGCGTACATACAATCTATTTATCCAAAAGGAGTTGCGTCGACAAACCAGTTTTACAAAGGAAAAAAATTGTCTCTTGCCGGAAGATATGGTTTTGGAGCAGGCGTATATGTCAATGAAGGAACAGATGTCGTGCATTATTTAAAAGAAGATGGTTCGATCGATTCGCGCTGGGAAAGCATTATGAGACGCAAATCAAAATCATTGCAACAACATTCTTATCGTCTTCAGGCTTCTTACGAAATTGATTCGCTTAATACGATTTCTGCCGGAGGAACAGGATTTATAGCGCCCAAACAAATGGGAGATTTTACAGTTCCAACCTATATTTACGGAGGAAATGGAGTTTTAGATTCGCTTTATGTAACCCGAAATAATCGTAGAACTCCGTTACGAAATAATGCCTATAATATGTCTTTCGATCATTTGTTTGATGCAAAAGAGAAAATATCCGTAACGGCAGATTATACAACATATTGGCATCAGGAACGTCAGGATATTACTTCTTCATTTTCGCTTCCCGAAGAAAGTCCTTATCGTACAACACGCTTTATCAGTGATAATATTCAGGATATTCAGCTTTTTTCGGCTCAAACCGATTATTCGAATGAAAAAAACGGCACATTTGAAGCAGGATTAAAATTCGGAAACGTAAATGCCAAAAGTAACCTCGATTATAAAGACGAAGTCAATGGCGATTTCGTGAATAATCCAAACAGAACGAGTCTTTTTCTTTATGATGAATCTATTCTGGCAGGATATACAAGTTATGACAAAGAATTTGGGAAATGGAGTCTGAAAGCTGGTTTACGTGGCGAATACACAAGTCTGAAAGGAAACTCGGTTACAACTTTTGAAGTCAATGAACAGCATTATTTTAAGCTTTTTCCAACTTTCTATGGACTTTACAAACCATCAGAAGGTCATGAAATTGGAATTTCGTACGGAAAACGAATTACACGTCCGCAATACAGCAGATTAAATCCGTTTCGTTCGTATTATAATTCCTATTCTTATTTTACGGGCGATCCAAAATTGTTGCCAACAATAAGTCATAATCTTAATTTGCTTTATACGCTGAAAAACAAATACAATTTTGATCTTTTTTACCGCTTAGAAAAAAATCCTTCGATGGAAATTTCTTATCAGGATTATGAAACCAATACGCTTGTTTATCATTTTACGAATATTAAAAAAGATTATGCCTTTGGACTGGAATTTAATACCAATCTTACTTTTTATGATTTCTGGGAATCCGGAATACAAGCAGGATTAAGTTATGTCGAAGATAGTTTTCAGGGCAGAGACGGGAATTTACATAAAAACGGAAAACCAACTTATAATACAATCATTAGCAATCGTTTTGTTCTGAACAAAAAGAAAGAGTTAACCGCAGAATTAAATTTTCAATACAATTCATCATCAGTTCAAGGGACATTTGTTTTTAGCCAGACCTCAAATCTTTCGGCTTCGATTCGAAAGAAAATATGGAAAAGTTACGGCGAAATATATGCGATCCTTTCAGATATTTATCGTGGCGAAAAAGAAAAAGTCGCTACAGATTATGCAGATCAATACAATTACTTCTTGTCTTATGGCGACAGTCAAAGTATTAGATTAGGATTTAAATATAATTTTGGAAACCAGAAGTTGGAAAACAAAAAGAAAGAAGGTCAAACCGAGGAACAACAACGATTATAG
- a CDS encoding AraC family transcriptional regulator, with product MLLQSVYTLVNQQNGNLSFKVFEFDNSSYFDHIQRNNYFTLILITSGEGLAKVDLSEYSFKENTLFAFYPYQPFMLASEGVLTGISIQFHHDFFCIYRNHKEIAANGILFNNIYQQPFILLDQNNKQTLLNIVGEIIAELKMEALRKDEVLVSYLKIFLVLATRIKLEQQTVNDEVRNDKQLLIIQNLRNAIEDNFRTKHSASEYADMLHVTPVVLARAAKNHFNMTLSDLITERIIVEAKRELYLTNKTVKEIAYELGYDDEYYFSRVFKGKTDISPQLYRDTIGFNRAALS from the coding sequence ATGCTATTACAATCTGTATATACGCTCGTTAATCAGCAAAATGGCAACTTATCATTCAAAGTATTTGAGTTTGATAACAGCAGTTATTTCGATCATATTCAGCGTAATAATTACTTCACGTTGATTCTTATTACGTCAGGCGAAGGATTAGCAAAAGTTGATCTTTCTGAATATAGTTTTAAAGAAAATACACTGTTTGCTTTTTATCCTTATCAACCTTTTATGTTGGCTTCAGAAGGCGTTTTGACAGGTATTTCGATTCAGTTTCATCATGATTTCTTCTGCATATACAGAAACCATAAAGAGATTGCTGCAAATGGTATTTTGTTCAATAATATCTATCAGCAGCCTTTTATACTTTTGGATCAAAACAACAAACAAACTTTGCTGAATATCGTTGGAGAAATTATCGCCGAATTGAAAATGGAAGCATTAAGAAAAGACGAGGTTTTGGTTTCTTATTTGAAAATATTTTTAGTGCTGGCAACCAGAATAAAACTTGAACAACAAACTGTTAATGATGAAGTTCGCAATGACAAACAATTGCTCATTATACAAAACTTAAGAAATGCAATTGAGGATAATTTCAGAACCAAACATTCTGCAAGTGAATATGCTGATATGTTGCATGTAACGCCTGTTGTTCTTGCACGAGCAGCAAAAAATCACTTCAACATGACACTTTCTGATTTGATAACCGAAAGAATCATTGTTGAAGCAAAAAGAGAATTATATCTCACAAACAAAACCGTAAAAGAAATTGCTTACGAACTTGGTTATGATGATGAATATTATTTTAGCCGCGTATTTAAGGGTAAAACCGATATCTCGCCGCAATTATACAGAGATACAATAGGTTTTAATCGAGCTGCTTTGAGCTAA